DNA sequence from the Tenacibaculum mesophilum genome:
TCCCGCATAAACCGCGGGATTTATTAGTTTTAAATATTTAACTGTTAATTATCTGTTTCTTTTATCTTTAATAGAGCAACCTATTGCTCTTGTATCAGTTTTTGTTGGTTTTTCTCCTTTTATCAAAGCATCTACAGCATTTTCAACAAAACGTTCTTTTACATTGCTTTCATCACGAGAATTATCGTCAATAGCACCAATATATTCTACAATTAATTTATTATTTTCTTTATTTAAAATATAAACATGTGGGGTTCTTGTTGCTCCATATTTAGGATATACTTTTTGCCCTTCATCAAACAGATAAGGAAATGTAAATCCTTTTTCTTTCGCACGTACCTTCATTGCTTCAAAACTATCTCCTTTTGATACTTCCGGGTCATTTGGGTTGATAGCTATGACAGGAAAGCCTTTCTTTTTATATTTTTTATCTAGAGCAATTAATCTATCTTCATTAGCTACAGAATACGGACACATATTACATGTAAACACAACAATAAATCCTTTTGCGTCTTTATAATTTGCCAAAGAAACCATTTTATCATCTATATTTTTTAATGTAAAATCAGAAGCTTCATCTCCTACTTTATAACCTCTAGAGTTATCACTAGTAAATGCTGAAATAGATGCCACCACCAATAACATCAATATTATTTTAATTGTCTTCATAATTATTTAGTTTAAAAAGGTTTGTAATTCGTTTTGTAACTCTACATAGCTAAAAGTTCGTTCGTAAAATTTTCTCTTTTGCTTATTGTAAATTAGGGTTGCTGGTATTGAACCTGACCAGCTTTCTGCAATATCTCTAATCCAAAACTGCTCATTTGAATCTTCAAAATGAAGTATTTTAGATTGTAGTTTTTTCTTTTTGATAAATGGTATCAAATTCGTTTCTATTTGCTTAGAAAAATCTAAACTTACCAAAACAACTTCAACATTTTTATCTTTATATTTCTTATGAAGTTTTTCAAAAGCAGGTAACTCTTTTACACAAGGCATACACCATGTAGCCCAAAAATTAACTACATACGTTTTATCGTTGCTTTTATGTAAAAATGGTTTTAACTCTTCGTAATTTAACGTAGTAATTTTAACTTTTTTAGATGTGTCATTTACCTGAGCTTTGGCTGTTGTTCCACTAAAAAAAGCGGTTATTATAAGTATGAGTAAGAATTTACTTCTATGCATTTTAAAACGATTTCTCTCAAAATTAACTGTTTATCGTATTAAAAAGATAGAATTAACTAAATATTAACAAGAAAAAAGCTCGGAAAATATATTTCCGAGCTCTTTATTTTATCACTGTATTTTGTTGTACTAACAAAAAATTTCATTCAGTAATTTAGCTAAACGTAAACCTCCTTTTTGTAACTGTTCTCTCACTACAGGAAAGTATACATACGAATAACGGTAACGTAAGTTCTCTCCTACTTCAGCAGATTTGTATACTTCTTTAGTAATCTTATGTGTATCATGTAGCCAATCTACAACAGTTCCTTTTTGAATTACTTTGATTTGTTCTTTAGATAAATCTCTTGCATTATCAGCTAATTCAACATAACTCATGTCCCATTTATTAATTAAATCTTCATCCCAAACTCTGTGTAAATTAGAGCCTTTTCCATGCCACTGAACCTGAATTTTATTACCTCCTAAATCTTCTTTTTGCCCAACATGCATGGGTTGATGTAAATCACCTACCAAGTGTACTAGCATTTTTAAGTAAAAACGCTTGTCTTCAATTGAACTATTTTCATCTTTTAATACTTTTACACATTGCTCTATACCAGTAATCATATCTCCTTTCGGATTTTTTTCGGTATCTTCATAACGAGCATCTAACGGCATGTTTACATAATGCCAAGTATAAAACTTTCCATATTTCTTTCTATCAGACTTTATTTCATCTGCAAAAGTAGATACAAACGCTAAACTCTCACCTTGTAGTAATTTTTCAATTTTCTTTCTAGCTTTCTTAGTCAAATGTTTTTCTGCAATTTTTCCAGTAGCTCTGTGACCTGTTGGCCCCCAAACATCTTCGTTATTAGCTATTGATGAAATACTCACTAACAATGCAACTAGTACTATTAAAAATTTTGTTTTCATGAATGGTTTAAATTATAATCGGAAGCTAAATTATAAAATATAATCATCAAAAATTTGGATTTAACAAAAATTAATTTATATCTTTATGATATCATTTTAACATCAATTTAATTAAAACAAATATGAAGGCAGAAAAAATTATCAAACCAGCAAATGGGTACCTAATGTTTTTTATTGTACTTATTCTTTTTATTGGCGGAATCGCATTAGCCGTTAAAACAGAAAATCCAATATTTATATTAATGTCTGTAATAGCATTTATTTTAGCATTGGGCTTTATTTTAGTAAACCCTAATTCTTCAAAAGTTCTATTATTCTTCGGTAAATATGTAGGTACTGTGAAGCAAAATGGTTTATACTGGGCTAATCCATTATACAAAAAGAAAACTGTTTCGTTAAGAGCTAGTAATTTTGATAGTGAGCGTTTAAAGGTTAATGATAAACTAGGAAACCCGGTAATGATAAGCACTATTTTAGTTTGGAGAGTTACCGAAACCTATAAGGCTGCTTTTGATGTTGATAATTATGAGAATTTTGTTCGTGTACAAACAGATGCTGCTGTACGAAAACTAGCTAGTATGTATCCATACGACAATTTCGCAGATGAGGGACACGAAGAAGATATTACACTACGTTCTAGTGTAAACGAAGTCAGTGAAGCTTTGGAAAAAGAATTAGAAGAACGATTAGCCATTGCAGGTATTGAGGTTCTAGAAGCACGAATTGGTTATTTAGCCTATGCACAAGAAATTGCAAGCGCCATGTTAAAGCGTCAACAAGCTACAGCCATCGTTGCTGCTCGACATAAAATTGTGCAAGGTGCGGTGGATATGGTGGACATGGCTTTAGAAGAGCTAAACAAAAAAGAAATTGTGGAGTTAGACGAAGAACGCAAAGCTGCCATGGTTAGTAACTTATTAGTTATTTTATGTGGAGACAAAGAAGCGTCTCCTGTGGTAAATGCTGGTACTTTAAACCATTAAGTTATCAACACAAAATCAATTAACGTGGTACAAATTATAAACACTATTATAGTATATATCTTAATTTTTATGAGCTCTTTACTATAAACTAAAAGAATTTTGAAATTGTATTTTTGTAACCATTTTTGCGTTTCAAAAAACACTATTATAAAACACAACATGGCAAAAAAGAAAGCTTTTGCACTCCGTATTAATGAAGAAATGTTAAAAGCCATTGAAAAATGGGCTTCCGATGAATTTCGATCTACCAATGGACAGATTGAATGGATGCTTATGCAAGCCCTTAAAGAAGCTAAAAGAGAGCCAAAAAAGAAAGAAGAAGAATAACAAATCTTAAGAACTTGTTAAAAAAAACGTCCAATTTTATTGGACGTTTTCTATTTTGTACATTGTACAATCTTAAATTACAAGCAACTAACTCTTATGAAAAACCTTTTTTATCTACTATTTATAACCTTCTCTTGCGCTACTTTTTCTCAAGAATTCTCAATGGATTTAGTCAAAAACATGAAACCGAGAAACATTGGTCCCGGTGGAATGAGTGGACGTGTCACAGCAATTGATGTTGTTGAATCCAATCCTGATATTATGTTCGTTGGTACAGCTTCTGGAGGTATTTGGAAATCTACTTCAGGAGGCATTAAATGGGAACCTATTTTTGATAAAGAAGTAACAGCCTCTATTGGTGCTTTAGCCATACAACAATCAAACCCTAGTGTAATTTGGGCAGGAACAGGTGAGGGAAACCCTCGTAATAGTTTAAATGGTGGTTACGGAATATTCAAATCTCTTGATGGAGGAAGATCGTGGAAATCGATGGGGTTAGAAAAAACACGTCATATACATCGTGTAGTGATACATCCAGACAATCCAGACATTGTTTACGTTGGTGCTATTGGATCACCTTGGGGTGAACATAAAGAACGTGGTGTATACAAAACTACCGACGGCGGTAAAACTTGGAAACAAATTTTATTCAATAATAATAAAACCGGTGCTGCAGATTTAATTATGGATCCATCCAATCCAAACAAACTAATAGCTGCTATGTGGGAACACAAACGTGATCCTTGGTTTTTTAAATCAGGAGGTAAAGGAAGTGGTTTATACATTACCCATGATGGTGGAGAAAACTGGAAAAAAATTACCGAAAAAGAAGGTTTTCCAAAAGGAGAATTGGGGAGAATTGGAGTAGCAATCGCTCCCTCTAACCCAAACACTGTTTATGCTTTGGTAGAAGCAAAAAAAAACGCTTTATATAAAAGTGAAGATGGTGGTTTTTCTTGGAAAAAAATTAATGATAAAAAAGGCATTGGAAATCGCCCTTTTTATTATTCAGAAATTTATGTAGATCCTCAAAACGAACATAAACTATACACTGTTTTTACCTATGTAAATGTTTCTATTGATGGAGGAAAGAACTTTAAGCAACTCATGCCTGCTTATGGTGTTGATAATGGTATTCACCCAGACCATCACGCTTGGTGGATTCATCCTAAAAATGGAAAATTCATGATTGATGGAAACGATGGTGGAATGAATGTTACCAAAGATGGAGGTAAAACTTGGCGTTTTATTGGGAATTTGCCTGTTGCACAATTTTATCATATTAATGTAGATAATGAGTTTCCTTACAATGTGTATGGCGGTATGCAAGATAATGGCTCTTGGCGCGGACCTGCTTATGTATGGAAAGACCAAGGAATACGAAATTCTTATTGGCAAGAGATTAGTTTCGGTGATGGTTTTGATGTTATTCCAGACAAAGACGACTCGCGTTATGGTTGGTCTATGAGTCAACAAGGTTATGTATCTCGTTACGATTACAAAACAGGTAATAATTACACTGTTCGTCCTACACATCCTGATGCTACTATAAAACTACGCTTCAATTGGAATGCAGCTATTAATATTGACCCGTTTGATAACAGCACTTTATATTTTGGAAGCCAATTTGTACACAAATCAACCGATAAAGGTTTAACGTGGAAAGTAATTTCTCCAGACTTAACTACGAATGATAAAAGCAAACTCAAGCAATCAGAAAGTGGTGGGTTAACCATGGACGCTACCGGAGCAGAAAATCACTGTACTATCTTAGTAATTGAACCTTCTCCCCTAGAAAAAGATATGTTATGGATTGCTACGGATGATGGACAAGTACATATTACTAAAAATGGAGGTACAACTTGGACAAATGTTGCCAAAAACTTGAAAGGTTTACCTGAAAATAGTTGGATTACGCAAATAAAAGCATCTAATAAAAATAAAGGAGAAGCTCTACTAGTTGCTAACGATTATCGTCGTTTTAACTATAAACCTTATGCATACAGAACAAAAGATTACGGAGCAACATGGGAACGTATTGTTGATGAAAGCGATGTAAAAAGCTTTACACAATGTATTATCGAAGACCCAATTGAGCCAAATTTACTATTCTTAGGAACTGATGACGGTTTATATATTTCTATCAACGCAGGAAAAAAATGGACAAAATGGACGGAAGGCTTCCCTACTGTTCCTGTAAAAGATTTAGTAATTCACCCAAGAGAGCACGATTTAGTTATTGGCACTTTTGGTAGAGCTGCTTGGGTGTTAGATGACATTCGTCCGTTAAGAGCAATAGCTAAAAACAAAAACATTCTTACCAAAAATATTGAGTTATTCACACCTCCAACAGCATATCAAGCAGCATACCAACAACCCACTGGTAGCCGATTTGGTGCTGATGCTATGTTTAATGGAACTAATAGAAGTCGTGGTGCTTTGGTTCAATTTTATGTGAATAAACCGAAATCAACAAAAAAAACTGAAGTAAAAGGCAAAGATTCTATTAAAAAAGAAGACGAGAATACCATAAAATGGGATTCTATCAAATTTGAAGTTTTTGATGGTAACAGACTTATTAGAACCTTTAAAAGAAAAACTCCCAAAGAAAATGGTATTCATAAAGGTGTTTGGTTTATGAGTGAAAAAGGTGTTGCCAGACCTTCTAGAACTATCAGGAAACAAAAAAGAGAACCTAGAGGTGTTAGAGTAAAACCTGGAACCTACAGCATAAAAGCTACGTTTGGTAATCAAACATCAGAACAAAACATTACTGTAAAGTTTGACCCTAGACTGCATATTTCTCAAAACGCAATCGATCAAAAATATGCAGCAGCCAAAGATCTTGAAGCTCAGCAAAAAATTATAGCTGATGCAGTAAAACAGTTAGTTGAGAGTAAAAATATTGCAAATAGTTTCAACCAAAAACTATCTAAAAAAGACAAAAAACTTTATAAAGAATCAATTAAAGATTCTAAAGATATTATTAAGAAAATAGATACACTTTTAGCTGTTTATTTAGGAAAGGTAGATAAAAGACAAGGAATTACACGAAACCCAGAAGTAAATGTTATGCAACGTTTAGGAACTGCTAGTAGATATGTGAATAGTAGATTTGGCGAACAAACTTCTACAGAAAAACAGTTAATTATTCAATTTAAAGAAGCTTTAAAACCTGCTTTAGAAAAAACCAATGCTTTCTTTAATAAAGATTGGAAAGAGTATAAGGCAGAAGTTGAGAAAATAGATTTATCTCCTTTTAAAGAAACCAAGCAGTTTAGCTTAGAATAACAAACCCTATCAAAAAAACGAAATTAATAACCCAAACACACACTTATGAAAAAACATTTCTTATTACTTGCCATTGCCGTTTCGGTAATTGCTTGTAAAACGGATAAAAAAGAATCTGTTAAAACCAGTACAGCTCCCAAAAAATATTCTATTGAGCAAATGATGGAT
Encoded proteins:
- a CDS encoding thioredoxin family protein, encoding MKTIKIILMLLVVASISAFTSDNSRGYKVGDEASDFTLKNIDDKMVSLANYKDAKGFIVVFTCNMCPYSVANEDRLIALDKKYKKKGFPVIAINPNDPEVSKGDSFEAMKVRAKEKGFTFPYLFDEGQKVYPKYGATRTPHVYILNKENNKLIVEYIGAIDDNSRDESNVKERFVENAVDALIKGEKPTKTDTRAIGCSIKDKRNR
- a CDS encoding TlpA disulfide reductase family protein → MHRSKFLLILIITAFFSGTTAKAQVNDTSKKVKITTLNYEELKPFLHKSNDKTYVVNFWATWCMPCVKELPAFEKLHKKYKDKNVEVVLVSLDFSKQIETNLIPFIKKKKLQSKILHFEDSNEQFWIRDIAESWSGSIPATLIYNKQKRKFYERTFSYVELQNELQTFLN
- a CDS encoding S1/P1 nuclease, which translates into the protein MKTKFLIVLVALLVSISSIANNEDVWGPTGHRATGKIAEKHLTKKARKKIEKLLQGESLAFVSTFADEIKSDRKKYGKFYTWHYVNMPLDARYEDTEKNPKGDMITGIEQCVKVLKDENSSIEDKRFYLKMLVHLVGDLHQPMHVGQKEDLGGNKIQVQWHGKGSNLHRVWDEDLINKWDMSYVELADNARDLSKEQIKVIQKGTVVDWLHDTHKITKEVYKSAEVGENLRYRYSYVYFPVVREQLQKGGLRLAKLLNEIFC
- a CDS encoding SPFH domain-containing protein, producing MKAEKIIKPANGYLMFFIVLILFIGGIALAVKTENPIFILMSVIAFILALGFILVNPNSSKVLLFFGKYVGTVKQNGLYWANPLYKKKTVSLRASNFDSERLKVNDKLGNPVMISTILVWRVTETYKAAFDVDNYENFVRVQTDAAVRKLASMYPYDNFADEGHEEDITLRSSVNEVSEALEKELEERLAIAGIEVLEARIGYLAYAQEIASAMLKRQQATAIVAARHKIVQGAVDMVDMALEELNKKEIVELDEERKAAMVSNLLVILCGDKEASPVVNAGTLNH
- a CDS encoding Arc family DNA-binding protein, which translates into the protein MAKKKAFALRINEEMLKAIEKWASDEFRSTNGQIEWMLMQALKEAKREPKKKEEE
- a CDS encoding WD40/YVTN/BNR-like repeat-containing protein yields the protein MKNLFYLLFITFSCATFSQEFSMDLVKNMKPRNIGPGGMSGRVTAIDVVESNPDIMFVGTASGGIWKSTSGGIKWEPIFDKEVTASIGALAIQQSNPSVIWAGTGEGNPRNSLNGGYGIFKSLDGGRSWKSMGLEKTRHIHRVVIHPDNPDIVYVGAIGSPWGEHKERGVYKTTDGGKTWKQILFNNNKTGAADLIMDPSNPNKLIAAMWEHKRDPWFFKSGGKGSGLYITHDGGENWKKITEKEGFPKGELGRIGVAIAPSNPNTVYALVEAKKNALYKSEDGGFSWKKINDKKGIGNRPFYYSEIYVDPQNEHKLYTVFTYVNVSIDGGKNFKQLMPAYGVDNGIHPDHHAWWIHPKNGKFMIDGNDGGMNVTKDGGKTWRFIGNLPVAQFYHINVDNEFPYNVYGGMQDNGSWRGPAYVWKDQGIRNSYWQEISFGDGFDVIPDKDDSRYGWSMSQQGYVSRYDYKTGNNYTVRPTHPDATIKLRFNWNAAINIDPFDNSTLYFGSQFVHKSTDKGLTWKVISPDLTTNDKSKLKQSESGGLTMDATGAENHCTILVIEPSPLEKDMLWIATDDGQVHITKNGGTTWTNVAKNLKGLPENSWITQIKASNKNKGEALLVANDYRRFNYKPYAYRTKDYGATWERIVDESDVKSFTQCIIEDPIEPNLLFLGTDDGLYISINAGKKWTKWTEGFPTVPVKDLVIHPREHDLVIGTFGRAAWVLDDIRPLRAIAKNKNILTKNIELFTPPTAYQAAYQQPTGSRFGADAMFNGTNRSRGALVQFYVNKPKSTKKTEVKGKDSIKKEDENTIKWDSIKFEVFDGNRLIRTFKRKTPKENGIHKGVWFMSEKGVARPSRTIRKQKREPRGVRVKPGTYSIKATFGNQTSEQNITVKFDPRLHISQNAIDQKYAAAKDLEAQQKIIADAVKQLVESKNIANSFNQKLSKKDKKLYKESIKDSKDIIKKIDTLLAVYLGKVDKRQGITRNPEVNVMQRLGTASRYVNSRFGEQTSTEKQLIIQFKEALKPALEKTNAFFNKDWKEYKAEVEKIDLSPFKETKQFSLE